Proteins from a genomic interval of Brachybacterium vulturis:
- a CDS encoding MFS transporter, with the protein MQSTDPRPPGTPSSGHGSASPAERTTTAAERRRVTMATVIGTTVEWYDYFIYASAVGIVFGELFFSGLGENSVILGFATVGVSFLFRPLGAFLAGHYGDRIGRKAILMITLILMGAGTALIGLLPTYDSIGIAAPIILVVLRCIQGISAGGEWGGAALLSVEHAPVTKRGIMGSAPQIGVPLGLLAASGVMALMTQIAPGEAFLAWGWRVPFLLSVVLIAVGYYVRRNVEESPVFAEIAERKQETKTPIVVLFQKYGLVVLVAALVFAGNNAVGYMTTGGFIQRYTTDPEGPIGLEAGPVLWIVTASAVFWLFSTLAAGAICDRLGRRTTYILGWVLLGIGVLALFPLVNQASLGGLFVALAFLSIGLGFTYGPQAALYTELFPASVRFSGVSISYALGSIVGGAFAPTIAAALVSATGSTESVTLYLLGMVIIGLVATLVLRDRSGIPLGPEHEAEQRVNPLRGSSTAVPVLD; encoded by the coding sequence ATGCAGAGCACCGACCCCCGTCCCCCCGGCACCCCCTCCTCCGGCCACGGCAGTGCGTCACCGGCCGAGCGCACCACCACCGCCGCCGAGCGGCGCCGCGTCACCATGGCGACCGTCATCGGCACCACGGTCGAGTGGTACGACTACTTCATCTACGCCTCCGCCGTGGGCATCGTCTTCGGCGAGCTCTTCTTCTCCGGGCTCGGCGAGAACTCGGTGATCCTCGGCTTCGCCACCGTGGGCGTGAGCTTCCTGTTCCGCCCGCTGGGCGCCTTCCTCGCCGGCCACTACGGCGACAGGATCGGGCGCAAGGCGATCCTGATGATCACGCTGATCCTGATGGGCGCGGGCACCGCGCTGATCGGCCTGCTGCCCACCTACGACTCGATCGGCATCGCGGCCCCCATCATCCTGGTGGTCCTCCGCTGCATCCAGGGCATCTCCGCCGGTGGCGAATGGGGCGGAGCCGCCCTGCTCTCCGTCGAGCACGCCCCCGTCACCAAGCGCGGGATCATGGGCTCCGCACCGCAGATCGGGGTGCCGCTGGGGCTGCTGGCCGCCTCCGGCGTGATGGCCCTGATGACCCAGATCGCCCCGGGAGAGGCCTTCCTGGCCTGGGGCTGGCGGGTGCCGTTCCTGCTCTCGGTGGTGCTGATCGCGGTGGGCTACTACGTGCGCCGCAACGTCGAGGAGAGCCCGGTCTTCGCCGAGATCGCCGAGCGCAAGCAGGAGACGAAGACCCCGATCGTCGTGCTGTTCCAGAAGTACGGCCTGGTGGTGCTCGTCGCCGCCCTGGTGTTCGCCGGCAACAATGCGGTGGGCTACATGACCACCGGCGGCTTCATCCAGCGCTACACCACCGACCCCGAGGGGCCGATCGGACTGGAGGCCGGCCCGGTGCTGTGGATCGTCACCGCCTCGGCCGTGTTCTGGCTGTTCTCGACCCTCGCCGCCGGGGCGATCTGCGACCGGCTGGGCCGCCGCACCACGTACATCCTGGGCTGGGTGCTGCTCGGCATCGGGGTGCTGGCCCTGTTCCCGCTGGTGAACCAGGCCTCCCTGGGCGGCCTCTTCGTGGCCCTGGCCTTCCTGAGCATCGGGCTGGGCTTCACCTACGGCCCGCAGGCGGCGCTGTACACCGAGCTGTTCCCGGCCTCGGTGCGCTTCTCCGGGGTCTCGATCTCCTACGCCCTGGGCTCGATCGTCGGCGGCGCCTTCGCCCCCACCATCGCGGCCGCGCTGGTCTCCGCGACCGGCTCGACCGAGTCCGTGACCCTCTACCTGCTGGGTATGGTGATCATCGGCCTGGTGGCCACCCTGGTGCTGCGGGATCGCAGCGGGATCCCGCTGGGCCCCGAGCACGAGGCCGAGCAGCGGGTCAATCCGCTCCGCGGCTCCTCCACCGCGGTGCCGGTGCTGGACTGA
- a CDS encoding fumarylacetoacetate hydrolase family protein: MMTHPLDPADRRFAALPVHPGKIIAVHLAYASRADQRGRRPAAPSYFLKPGSSVAGTGGTLERPAGTELLAFEGEIALVIGTPARHVSLAQAWDHVGWVTAANDFGVYDLRSNDKGSNLRNKGVDGFTPLGPELLDARTLDPAALRVRTWVDGELAQEDTTDTLLFPLAQFVADLSQHLTLERGDVILTGTPAGSSVVGPGTMVEVEVDAPTAPGAPTSGRLRTTIAQSHVPFDPALGSLPAVDDTQREEAWGSREAAGLPPVVGEADAAAAGGRERFVLSPAQREKLEAAPVAGLSAALRKRGLHHCLLDGLRPMHPERKLIGTATTLRFVPAREDLFTAHGGGFNTQKQVFDSVGEGEVIVIEARGDAGAGTLGDILALRALHRGAAGVVTDGAIRDYEAVAEIGLTAFSAGAHPSVLGRRHVPWDRDVAVACGGATVLPGDVIVGDSDGLVVIPPAVLDEIVEATLENEERDEWIAARIAEGEAIEGLFPMNEAWKARYAAWRRER; encoded by the coding sequence ATGATGACCCACCCTCTCGACCCCGCCGACCGCCGGTTCGCCGCCCTGCCGGTGCACCCCGGGAAGATCATCGCGGTGCACCTGGCCTACGCCTCGCGCGCCGATCAGCGCGGCCGCCGCCCCGCCGCCCCCTCCTACTTCCTCAAGCCCGGCAGCTCCGTGGCCGGCACCGGGGGCACCCTGGAGCGCCCCGCCGGCACCGAGCTGCTCGCCTTCGAGGGCGAGATCGCTCTCGTGATCGGCACCCCCGCCCGCCACGTGAGCCTCGCGCAGGCCTGGGACCACGTGGGCTGGGTGACCGCCGCCAACGACTTCGGGGTCTACGACCTGCGCAGCAACGACAAGGGCTCGAACCTGCGCAACAAGGGCGTGGACGGCTTCACCCCGCTCGGGCCGGAGCTGCTGGATGCCCGCACCCTCGACCCCGCCGCCCTGCGCGTGCGCACCTGGGTCGACGGCGAGCTCGCGCAGGAGGACACCACCGATACCCTGCTCTTCCCGCTGGCCCAGTTCGTCGCGGACCTCTCCCAGCACCTCACCCTCGAGCGCGGCGACGTGATCCTCACCGGCACCCCGGCCGGCTCCTCCGTCGTCGGCCCCGGCACCATGGTGGAGGTGGAGGTCGACGCCCCCACCGCTCCCGGCGCCCCCACCTCGGGCCGCCTGCGCACCACCATCGCGCAGAGCCACGTGCCCTTCGATCCCGCGCTCGGCTCGCTGCCCGCGGTCGACGACACCCAGCGGGAGGAGGCCTGGGGCTCCCGCGAGGCCGCCGGTCTGCCCCCGGTCGTGGGGGAGGCCGATGCCGCCGCCGCCGGCGGCCGCGAGCGCTTCGTGCTCAGCCCCGCCCAGCGGGAGAAGCTGGAGGCGGCCCCGGTCGCCGGGCTCAGCGCCGCCCTGCGCAAGCGCGGCCTGCACCACTGCCTCCTGGACGGGCTCCGCCCGATGCATCCCGAGCGCAAGCTCATCGGCACCGCGACGACCCTCCGCTTCGTCCCCGCCCGCGAGGACCTGTTCACCGCCCACGGCGGCGGGTTCAACACCCAGAAGCAGGTCTTCGACAGCGTCGGCGAGGGCGAGGTCATCGTCATCGAGGCCCGCGGCGACGCCGGCGCCGGCACCCTCGGCGACATCCTCGCGCTGCGCGCCCTGCACCGCGGCGCCGCCGGGGTCGTCACCGATGGCGCCATCCGCGACTACGAGGCGGTCGCCGAGATCGGCCTGACCGCCTTCTCCGCCGGGGCCCACCCCTCCGTGCTGGGCCGCAGGCACGTCCCCTGGGACCGTGACGTGGCCGTCGCCTGCGGCGGCGCGACCGTGCTGCCGGGAGACGTGATCGTCGGCGACTCCGACGGACTGGTCGTCATCCCCCCGGCCGTGCTCGACGAGATCGTCGAGGCGACCCTCGAGAACGAGGAGCGCGATGAGTGGATCGCCGCGCGCATCGCCGAGGGCGAGGCGATCGAGGGGCTGTTCCCGATGAACGAGGCCTGGAAGGCGCGGTACGCGGCATGGCGACGCGAGCGCTGA
- a CDS encoding GntR family transcriptional regulator: protein MATRALSERATAPTVSKSQQAYDWLRERILRQEFTPGYRLVLSAIGKELGMSVVPVREAVRRLEAEGLVVFERNIGARVGMIDRTGYEEAMDALAVLESAAISRAAAHLDAATLRRARELNEVMRGSLEHFDAHMFTALNQQFHALLYRACPNQHLVDLTEAEWSRLGHLRDSTFTFIPGRAPESVREHEHILGLIEAGAAPDGVEHACRMHRGRTLSAYLDLGEPGAPTSPSTP, encoded by the coding sequence ATGGCGACGCGAGCGCTGAGCGAGCGGGCCACCGCCCCGACGGTGAGCAAGTCTCAGCAGGCCTACGACTGGCTGCGGGAGCGGATCCTGCGCCAGGAGTTCACCCCGGGCTACCGCCTGGTGCTCTCCGCGATCGGGAAGGAGCTCGGCATGAGCGTGGTCCCGGTCCGCGAGGCGGTGCGCCGGCTCGAGGCCGAGGGCCTGGTGGTGTTCGAGCGCAACATCGGCGCCCGCGTCGGCATGATCGACCGCACCGGCTACGAGGAGGCGATGGACGCCCTGGCCGTGCTCGAATCCGCCGCGATCAGCCGCGCCGCCGCCCACCTCGACGCCGCGACCCTGCGCCGGGCCCGCGAGCTCAACGAGGTGATGCGGGGCAGCCTGGAGCACTTCGACGCGCACATGTTCACGGCGCTGAACCAGCAGTTCCACGCCCTGCTCTACCGGGCCTGCCCCAACCAGCACCTGGTGGACCTCACCGAGGCCGAATGGTCCCGGCTGGGCCACCTGCGGGACTCCACCTTCACCTTCATCCCGGGCCGTGCCCCGGAGTCCGTCCGCGAGCACGAGCACATCCTCGGCCTCATCGAAGCCGGGGCCGCACCGGACGGCGTCGAGCACGCCTGCCGCATGCACCGGGGCCGCACCCTGTCCGCCTACCTCGACCTGGGGGAGCCCGGCGCCCCGACCTCGCCGTCGACGCCGTGA
- a CDS encoding aldehyde dehydrogenase, with protein sequence MAIPAATKPANLPSKIQHFIGGAHVDSLDGDTFDVLDPVSNQPYLQAASGKVADIDAAVTAAKDAFETGPWPQMLPRERSRILNRIADVVESRGEELAAMECFDTGLPITQALGQARRAAENFRFFADLIVAQHDDAFKVPGRQANYVNRKPIGVAGLITPWNTPFMLESWKLAPALATGNTLVLKPAEFTPLSASLWPGIFEEAGVPAGVVNIVHGFGEEGYAGDSLVKHPDVPLISFTGESGTGKLIFANAAPWLKGLSMELGGKSPAIVFADADLDAAIDATVFGVFSLNGERCTAGSRILVERSIYDEFVERYSAQADRVKVGLPEDPATEVGAIVHPEHYEKVMSYVELGKQEARLTAGGGRPEEFPEGNFVRPTVFADVAPDARIFQEEIFGPVVAITPFDTDEEALELANNTKYGLAAYIWTNDLKRSHNFAQNVEAGMVWLNSNNVRDLRTPFGGVKASGLGHEGGYRSIDFYTDQQAVHINLGEVHNPVFGKAD encoded by the coding sequence ATGGCCATCCCCGCCGCCACCAAGCCCGCGAACCTGCCCTCGAAGATCCAGCACTTCATCGGCGGCGCGCACGTCGACTCCCTCGACGGCGACACCTTCGACGTGCTCGACCCGGTCTCCAACCAGCCCTACCTGCAGGCGGCCTCCGGCAAGGTCGCCGACATCGACGCCGCCGTCACCGCCGCGAAGGACGCCTTCGAGACCGGCCCCTGGCCGCAGATGCTGCCCCGCGAGCGCTCGCGGATCCTGAACCGGATCGCCGACGTCGTCGAGTCCCGCGGCGAGGAGCTCGCCGCGATGGAGTGCTTCGACACCGGACTGCCGATCACCCAGGCCCTCGGCCAGGCGCGCCGCGCCGCCGAGAACTTCCGCTTCTTCGCGGACCTGATCGTGGCCCAGCACGACGACGCCTTCAAGGTGCCCGGCCGGCAGGCCAACTACGTCAACCGCAAGCCGATCGGCGTCGCGGGCCTGATCACGCCGTGGAACACCCCGTTCATGCTGGAGTCCTGGAAGCTCGCGCCCGCGCTCGCCACCGGCAACACCCTGGTGCTCAAGCCCGCCGAGTTCACGCCGCTGTCGGCCTCGCTGTGGCCCGGCATCTTCGAGGAGGCCGGGGTCCCGGCGGGCGTGGTCAACATCGTCCACGGCTTCGGCGAGGAGGGATACGCCGGCGACTCGCTGGTCAAGCATCCCGACGTCCCGCTGATCTCCTTCACCGGCGAGTCCGGCACCGGCAAGCTCATCTTCGCCAACGCCGCGCCCTGGCTGAAGGGCCTCTCGATGGAGCTCGGCGGCAAGTCCCCGGCCATCGTCTTCGCCGATGCGGACCTCGACGCCGCCATCGACGCGACCGTCTTCGGGGTCTTCTCCCTGAACGGGGAGCGCTGCACCGCCGGCTCGCGGATCCTGGTGGAGCGCAGCATCTACGACGAGTTCGTCGAGCGCTACTCCGCCCAGGCCGACCGCGTGAAGGTGGGCCTGCCCGAGGACCCGGCCACCGAGGTGGGCGCGATCGTGCACCCCGAGCACTACGAGAAGGTCATGAGCTACGTGGAGCTCGGGAAGCAGGAGGCCCGCCTGACCGCCGGCGGTGGCCGCCCCGAGGAGTTCCCCGAGGGCAACTTCGTGCGGCCCACCGTCTTCGCCGACGTCGCCCCGGACGCCCGGATCTTCCAGGAGGAGATCTTCGGCCCGGTGGTGGCGATCACCCCCTTCGACACCGACGAGGAGGCGCTCGAGCTGGCGAACAATACCAAGTACGGGCTCGCCGCCTACATCTGGACCAACGACCTCAAGCGGTCGCACAACTTCGCGCAGAACGTCGAGGCCGGCATGGTCTGGCTGAACTCCAACAACGTGCGCGACCTGCGCACCCCCTTCGGCGGGGTGAAGGCCTCCGGTCTGGGTCACGAGGGCGGCTACCGCTCGATCGACTTCTACACCGACCAGCAGGCCGTGCACATCAACCTCGGCGAGGTCCACAACCCCGTCTTCGGCAAGGCCGACTGA
- the hpaD gene encoding 3,4-dihydroxyphenylacetate 2,3-dioxygenase, giving the protein MTTPSTPTATDRIPTPKSPPPDILRCAYMELVVTDLAVSRDFYVDVLGLVVTEEDDSTVHLRSFEEFIHHNLVLRQGDVAAVAAFSYRVRSPEELDVAVAFYEELGCRVERRPEGFTKGIGDSVRVQDPLGFPYEFFFDVEHVERLAWRYDLQGPGALVRLDHFNQVTPDVPKAVAYMEDLGFRVTEDIQDQAGTTYAAWMRRKPTVHDTAMTGGDGPRMHHVAFATHEKHNILAICDKLGALRRSDAIERGPGRHGVSNAFYLYLRDPDGHRVEIYTQDYYTGDPDNPVVTWDVHDNQRRDWWGTPVVPSWYTDASLVLDLDGNPQPVLERTDASEMAQTIGADGFSFTREGDAAEELPEWKQGEYKLGHQL; this is encoded by the coding sequence ATGACCACCCCGTCGACCCCCACCGCCACCGACCGGATCCCCACCCCGAAGTCCCCGCCGCCGGACATCCTGCGCTGCGCCTACATGGAGCTCGTGGTCACCGACCTGGCCGTCTCCCGTGACTTCTACGTGGACGTGCTGGGCCTGGTGGTCACCGAGGAGGACGACTCCACCGTCCACCTGCGCAGCTTCGAGGAGTTCATCCACCACAACCTGGTGCTGCGCCAGGGGGACGTGGCCGCCGTCGCCGCCTTCTCCTACCGGGTCCGCTCTCCCGAGGAGCTGGACGTCGCCGTCGCCTTCTACGAGGAGCTGGGCTGCCGCGTCGAACGCCGCCCGGAGGGCTTCACCAAGGGCATCGGCGACTCGGTGCGGGTCCAGGACCCGCTGGGCTTCCCCTACGAGTTCTTCTTCGACGTCGAGCACGTGGAGCGCCTGGCCTGGCGCTATGACCTGCAGGGCCCCGGGGCGCTGGTGCGCCTGGACCACTTCAACCAGGTCACCCCCGACGTGCCGAAGGCGGTCGCGTACATGGAGGACCTCGGCTTCCGGGTCACCGAGGACATCCAGGACCAGGCCGGCACCACCTACGCCGCCTGGATGCGGCGCAAGCCCACCGTGCACGACACCGCCATGACCGGCGGCGACGGCCCGCGGATGCACCACGTCGCCTTCGCCACCCACGAGAAGCACAACATCCTCGCCATCTGCGACAAGCTCGGTGCGCTGCGCCGGAGCGATGCCATCGAGCGCGGCCCCGGCCGTCACGGCGTCTCCAACGCCTTCTACCTCTACCTGCGTGACCCCGACGGCCACCGGGTGGAGATCTACACCCAGGACTACTACACCGGCGACCCCGACAACCCCGTGGTGACCTGGGACGTCCACGACAACCAGCGTCGCGACTGGTGGGGCACCCCGGTGGTCCCCTCCTGGTACACCGACGCCTCACTGGTCCTGGACCTCGACGGCAACCCCCAGCCCGTCCTGGAGCGCACCGACGCCTCGGAGATGGCCCAGACCATCGGCGCCGACGGCTTCTCCTTCACCCGCGAGGGTGATGCGGCGGAGGAGCTGCCCGAATGGAAGCAGGGCGAGTACAAGCTGGGCCACCAGCTCTGA
- the hpaH gene encoding 2-oxo-hept-4-ene-1,7-dioate hydratase: MTLPETTLDALADELAEAGRTRTLIPRITARHPEATIEDSYAIQGRWRDRELARGRRLVGRKIGLTSKAMQAATGITEPDYGVMFDDTVVDTGSVLEFDRFTNVRIEVELAFVLSAPLEGPGCTLFDVLRATEYVTPALEVLDAHVELEGRTIVDTIADNAAYGAMVLGGNPVRPHDRDLRWASALLHRNETIEETGVAAGVLGHPGRGVAWLANKLAQHGERLEAGEIILSGSFTRPVWIERGDTVLADYGELGSISCRFT, encoded by the coding sequence ATGACGCTCCCGGAGACCACCCTGGACGCCCTGGCGGACGAGCTCGCCGAGGCCGGACGCACCCGCACCCTGATCCCGCGGATCACGGCGCGCCACCCCGAGGCCACGATCGAGGACTCCTACGCGATCCAGGGCCGCTGGCGGGACCGCGAGCTCGCCCGCGGGCGACGTCTCGTGGGCCGCAAGATCGGCCTGACCTCGAAGGCGATGCAGGCCGCGACCGGCATCACCGAACCGGACTACGGGGTCATGTTCGACGACACCGTGGTGGACACGGGGTCGGTGCTCGAGTTCGACCGCTTCACCAACGTGCGCATCGAGGTCGAGCTCGCCTTCGTGCTCTCAGCGCCGCTGGAGGGACCGGGATGCACGCTCTTCGACGTGCTGCGGGCGACGGAGTACGTCACCCCCGCCCTCGAGGTGCTCGACGCGCACGTCGAACTCGAGGGTCGCACCATCGTGGACACCATCGCCGACAACGCCGCCTACGGGGCGATGGTGCTGGGCGGGAACCCGGTGCGACCGCACGACAGGGACCTGCGCTGGGCCTCCGCGCTGCTGCACCGCAACGAGACCATCGAGGAGACCGGGGTCGCCGCCGGGGTGCTCGGCCACCCGGGCCGCGGCGTCGCCTGGCTGGCGAACAAGCTCGCCCAGCACGGCGAGCGGCTCGAGGCCGGGGAGATCATCCTCTCCGGCTCCTTCACCCGCCCGGTATGGATCGAGCGCGGGGACACCGTCCTGGCCGACTACGGAGAACTGGGGAGCATCTCATGCCGCTTCACCTGA
- a CDS encoding HpcH/HpaI aldolase family protein, with the protein MPLHLRKTFREDLAQQRGTREQRGAAQSRPLAGMWLCSGSPVAAEIAAGSGLDWLLLDMEHSPVTLSSLLAQLQAIAAYPITPMVRIPVGDTVIIKQVLDLGAQNLLVPMVSTAEQARAMVEAVHYPPRGRRGVGSALSRSARWNRVEGYLGDAAQHVALFVQIESAEAVENIEEILAVDGIDGIFVGPSDLSASMGLLGQQSHPDVVAAVRRCIAAAGAAGVPAGVNAFDPAVARGYVEDGVDFLLVGADVSLLARGSEALAAQWGPTEHDESGRASY; encoded by the coding sequence ATGCCGCTTCACCTGAGGAAGACCTTCCGCGAGGACCTCGCACAGCAGCGCGGGACGAGGGAGCAGCGCGGGGCTGCGCAGTCCCGCCCGCTGGCCGGGATGTGGCTGTGCAGCGGCAGCCCGGTGGCCGCCGAGATCGCCGCCGGCTCCGGCCTGGACTGGCTGCTGCTGGACATGGAGCACTCCCCGGTCACCCTGAGCTCGCTGCTCGCCCAGCTGCAGGCGATCGCCGCCTACCCGATCACCCCGATGGTGCGGATCCCCGTCGGGGACACGGTCATCATCAAGCAGGTGCTCGACCTCGGTGCCCAGAACCTGCTGGTGCCGATGGTCTCCACCGCCGAGCAGGCCCGGGCGATGGTCGAGGCCGTGCACTACCCGCCGCGGGGGCGCCGCGGGGTGGGCTCGGCGCTGTCGCGCTCGGCCCGCTGGAACCGGGTGGAGGGCTATCTGGGCGATGCCGCCCAGCATGTGGCGCTGTTCGTGCAGATCGAGTCCGCCGAGGCGGTGGAGAACATCGAGGAGATCCTCGCGGTCGACGGGATCGACGGGATCTTCGTGGGCCCCTCCGACCTCTCCGCCTCGATGGGACTGCTCGGCCAGCAGTCCCATCCCGACGTGGTCGCCGCCGTGCGCCGCTGCATCGCGGCGGCCGGAGCCGCGGGGGTCCCCGCGGGCGTCAACGCCTTCGACCCCGCCGTCGCCCGCGGCTACGTCGAGGACGGCGTCGACTTCCTGCTGGTCGGAGCCGATGTCTCGCTGCTCGCGCGCGGCTCGGAGGCACTCGCGGCCCAGTGGGGGCCGACGGAGCACGACGAATCCGGACGGGCGTCATACTGA
- a CDS encoding alpha/beta hydrolase family protein produces the protein MSDEVRFPSSLGPDLAGVLDVPEESARGWGVLVHGFTLGKDSPAAFRIARGLAAQGIGMLRFDCLGLGESEGEWGDGSFTVKVDDTVRAAEFLAERGTPPTLLIGHSWGGAAAIVAAQRIPSVKAVVTIGAPAEPAEVERHYDSVVDRVMAEGTAPWLVGGREMTLKRDFVQDVRGAELIARVHTLDRPLLVMHSPTDATVSIDNASEIFRAAVHPRSFIALEGSDHLLTADGQAERAARIISAWAEQYL, from the coding sequence ATGAGTGATGAGGTCCGATTCCCGAGCTCGCTGGGCCCCGACCTCGCGGGCGTGCTGGACGTGCCCGAGGAGAGTGCCCGCGGCTGGGGAGTGCTGGTGCACGGATTCACCCTGGGCAAGGACTCCCCGGCAGCGTTCCGGATCGCCCGCGGGCTGGCGGCCCAGGGCATCGGGATGCTCCGCTTCGACTGCCTCGGGCTCGGCGAGTCCGAGGGGGAATGGGGCGACGGCTCCTTCACGGTGAAGGTGGATGACACGGTGCGCGCCGCGGAGTTCCTCGCCGAGCGCGGCACCCCTCCGACCCTCCTCATCGGCCATTCCTGGGGCGGAGCCGCGGCCATCGTCGCCGCTCAGCGGATCCCGAGCGTCAAGGCCGTGGTGACGATCGGCGCTCCTGCGGAGCCGGCCGAGGTCGAGCGCCACTACGACTCCGTGGTGGACCGGGTGATGGCGGAGGGGACCGCGCCCTGGCTGGTCGGCGGGCGGGAGATGACCCTGAAACGGGACTTCGTCCAGGACGTGCGCGGTGCCGAGCTGATCGCCCGGGTGCACACGCTGGATCGGCCGCTGCTGGTCATGCACTCCCCGACCGACGCCACGGTCAGCATCGACAACGCGAGCGAGATCTTCCGCGCCGCCGTGCATCCCCGCAGCTTCATCGCCCTCGAGGGCTCCGATCACCTCCTCACCGCGGACGGCCAGGCCGAGCGTGCCGCCCGGATCATCAGCGCCTGGGCGGAGCAGTACCTGTAG
- a CDS encoding DUF222 domain-containing protein translates to MSAIEGPPSPFDADGRDEAAEAAFLASLPPRLRNVDARQELTREDLPLRGRSMDDPQLSAATQRVWDAEKQEARCLAEKHRALAELYEHDGEYEEVTEVDSVDATRAALALRVTTGAAGWYLRDAYQAVHLFPRCLAALESGVLPSTWFQKMLKSSRSLTDDSRRNLDVAVASWSPDISPERFFTLLKKLIALLEQREERPDPLDGLTRSVELLPSNEPGMGTVQISGPIPDILAQWKQLDESARAVQTAQRTALREGTPIPHDPDGLVLASGRPRP, encoded by the coding sequence ATGAGCGCGATCGAGGGACCGCCGTCGCCGTTCGACGCGGACGGCCGCGATGAGGCTGCTGAAGCGGCGTTCCTGGCGTCCCTGCCGCCGCGGCTGCGGAACGTCGATGCGCGTCAGGAGCTCACCCGCGAGGACCTTCCCCTGCGCGGCCGCAGCATGGATGATCCCCAGCTCAGCGCCGCGACCCAGCGCGTCTGGGATGCGGAGAAGCAGGAGGCCCGCTGCCTGGCGGAGAAGCATCGGGCCCTGGCCGAGCTCTACGAGCACGACGGGGAGTACGAGGAGGTCACCGAGGTCGATTCCGTGGACGCCACGCGTGCCGCCCTCGCTCTGCGAGTGACCACCGGTGCTGCTGGCTGGTATCTCCGCGATGCTTATCAGGCGGTGCACCTGTTCCCGCGCTGCCTCGCAGCTTTGGAGTCCGGGGTTCTGCCGTCGACCTGGTTCCAGAAGATGCTGAAATCCTCACGCTCTTTGACGGATGATTCTCGCAGGAATCTGGATGTCGCTGTCGCGTCCTGGTCCCCGGATATCAGTCCGGAACGTTTCTTCACCCTGCTGAAGAAGCTCATCGCCCTGCTCGAGCAGCGCGAGGAGCGGCCTGATCCTCTCGACGGTCTCACTCGCAGTGTCGAGCTCCTGCCCAGCAACGAGCCGGGGATGGGGACCGTGCAGATCAGCGGTCCGATCCCCGACATCCTCGCGCAGTGGAAGCAGTTGGACGAGTCCGCTCGCGCGGTCCAGACCGCCCAGCGCACCGCCCTGCGGGAGGGCACCCCCATTCCGCATGACCCGGACGGTCTCGTCCTGGCCTCGGGAAGGCCACGCCCCTGA
- a CDS encoding HNH endonuclease signature motif containing protein, whose translation MSSATLDVDGVQIPTERFRLNITVPALTLLGASDEPGSLEGTIPLPPSMARSLAGSTGAWYRVLTDPTSGAFLPLAATRYLPSTAMLEHLRMRNSLCAVPGCTRPTSWASECDHIEECRRGTPDAGALTEIENLHLLCWQHHLDKTAGLLDPTRLPTAVTEPGRTRWVVGRDGDVVTVIDDLDTASLQIAQDLARAWTCFLRGTHAGEPVTVSVPTEPGSAGPELPGSSSPGQVLPPEQPTEIAEDPRPEYFAWEPPLLRGGHHPPPQEPEKPPEPWGDLGPPPF comes from the coding sequence ATGAGCTCGGCGACGCTGGACGTCGACGGAGTCCAGATCCCCACCGAGCGGTTCCGGCTGAACATCACCGTTCCTGCGCTCACGCTGCTGGGTGCTTCGGATGAGCCGGGCAGTCTGGAGGGCACCATCCCGTTGCCGCCGTCGATGGCCCGTTCCCTCGCCGGCAGCACCGGTGCCTGGTACCGCGTGCTGACCGATCCCACCAGTGGTGCTTTCCTGCCGCTGGCGGCGACGAGGTACCTGCCCTCGACGGCGATGCTCGAGCATCTTCGGATGCGCAACAGCCTGTGTGCGGTGCCGGGATGCACCCGGCCCACCTCCTGGGCCTCCGAATGCGATCACATCGAAGAATGCCGGCGCGGCACGCCTGACGCGGGAGCCCTCACCGAGATCGAGAACCTCCACCTGCTGTGCTGGCAGCACCACCTCGACAAGACGGCCGGCCTGCTGGACCCCACCCGGCTGCCCACCGCCGTCACCGAGCCCGGACGCACCCGCTGGGTCGTCGGTCGCGACGGCGATGTCGTGACCGTGATCGATGATCTCGACACCGCGAGCCTCCAGATCGCCCAGGACCTCGCACGCGCCTGGACCTGCTTCCTGCGCGGCACCCATGCCGGGGAGCCGGTCACCGTTTCGGTGCCGACAGAACCCGGATCGGCTGGCCCCGAACTCCCGGGATCCAGCAGTCCAGGTCAGGTGCTCCCTCCCGAGCAACCGACGGAGATCGCGGAGGATCCGCGTCCCGAGTACTTCGCCTGGGAACCACCCTTGCTGCGAGGCGGACACCACCCGCCACCGCAGGAGCCCGAGAAGCCCCCGGAACCCTGGGGAGACCTGGGCCCACCACCCTTCTGA